In the Hordeum vulgare subsp. vulgare chromosome 7H, MorexV3_pseudomolecules_assembly, whole genome shotgun sequence genome, one interval contains:
- the LOC123412645 gene encoding acylphosphatase-like: MFPSTSATASRLLVPAASRRAMAAAASANPPPPQQSAPKAVRVVVKGRVQGVFFRDWTVETARALGLAGWVRNRRDGTVEALLSGDSARVDEMVSRRLPVGPPAATVTAVLPSPADPLDPSEGFHRKPTA, encoded by the coding sequence ATGTTCCCTTCTACCTCTGCCACGGCCTCCCGCCTCCTCGTCCCCGCCGCCTCTCGCCGCGCCATGGCCGCTGCCGCCTCCGCCAACCCGCCGCCCCCGCAGCAATCGGCCCCCAAGGCGGTGCGGGTCGTGGTGAAGGGCCGCGTGCAGGGCGTCTTCTTCCGCGACTGGACGGTGGAGACGGCCCGCGCGCTCGGGCTGGCCGGCTGGGTCCGCAACCGCCGCGATGGCACCGTGGAGGCCCTCCTCTCAGGAGACTCCGCCAGGGTAGACGAGATGGTCTCCCGGCGCCTTCCCGTCGGGCCTCCCGCCGCCACCGTCACGGCGGTGCTGCCTTCCCCCGCCGATCCGCTCGACCCCTCCGAGGGCTTCCACCGCAAGCCCACCGCCTGA